A single window of Ovis canadensis isolate MfBH-ARS-UI-01 breed Bighorn chromosome 15, ARS-UI_OviCan_v2, whole genome shotgun sequence DNA harbors:
- the LOC138420466 gene encoding olfactory receptor 5B3-like has protein sequence MENNTEGAGFILLGLTDDPQLQVPLFITFTFVYLLTLTGNLGMTTLILLDSRLHIPMYFFLSNLSLVDSCYSSTITPKVMAGLLIGDKTISYHACAAQMFFFVAFATVENYLLAAMAYDRYAAVCKPLHYTTTLTTGVCARLATGSCIFGILTAAIDVGDTFYLSFCTSNVVHHFFCDIPAVMSLTCSDKDINELIVFLISSFNIFFALLVILISYLLIFITILKLQSSKGYQKALSTCASHLVAVSIFYGTVIFMYLQPSSSHSMDTDKIASVFYTMLIPMLNPVVYSLRNREVKSAFKKVIEKAKYSLGLTF, from the coding sequence atggaaaataatacaGAGGGAGCTGGCTTCATCCTGCTCGGACTCACAGATGATCCACAGCTGCAGGTCCCTCTATTCATAACCTTCACCTTCGTTTACCTCCTCACTCTGACTGGGAACCTGGGGATGACCACGTTGATCCTGCTGGATTCCCGTCTCCACATCCCTATGTACTTTTTCCTCAGTAACCTGTCTCTCGTGGACTCCTGTTACTCCTCCACCATCACCCCAAAGGTGATGGCTGGGCTCCTTATAGGAGACAAGACCATCTCCTACCATGCATGTGCCGCTCAGATGTTCTTTTTTGTAGCCTTTGCCACTGTGGAAAATTACCTGTTGGCCGCAATGGCTTATGACCGCTACGCAGCAGTGTGCAAACCCTTACATTACACCACCACCTTGACCACAGGTGTGTGTGCACGTCTGGCCACAGGCTCTTGCATCTTTGGTATTTTGACTGCTGCTATTGATGTTGGGGACACATTCTATCTCTCTTTTTGTACGTCCAATGTCGTCCATCACTTTTTCTGTGATATTCCAGCAGTCATGTCTCTGACTTGTTCAGATAAAGACATTAATGAGctgattgtttttcttatttcaagCTTTAATATCTTCTTTGCACTTCTTGTTATTCTGATTTCCTACTTGCTCATATTTATCACCATTTTGAAGTTGCAGTCAAGTAAAGGATACCAGAAGGCTTTATCCACCTGTGCGTCCCACCTTGTTGCAGTCTCCATATTTTACGGGACCGTCATCTTCATGTACTTACAGCCCAGCTCCAGCCACTCCATGGACACAGACAAAATTGCATCTGTGTTCTATACGATGCTcatccccatgctgaaccccgtGGTCTATAGCCTAAGGAACAGAGAAGTCAAGAGTGCATTCAAGAAGGTTATTGAGAAGGCAAAGTATTCTCTAGGTTTAACCTTTTAA